In one window of Pseudomonas putida DNA:
- the rpsL gene encoding 30S ribosomal protein S12, whose amino-acid sequence MATINQLVRQPRKRSVEKSDVPALQNCPQRRGVCTRVYTTTPKKPNSALRKVCRVRLTNGFEVSSYIGGEGHNLQEHSVVLIRGGRVKDLPGVRYHTVRGSLDTSGVKGRNQGRSKYGTKRPK is encoded by the coding sequence ATGGCAACTATCAACCAGCTGGTACGTCAGCCGCGCAAGCGTTCGGTCGAGAAGTCCGACGTTCCTGCGCTGCAGAACTGCCCGCAGCGTCGTGGCGTGTGCACCCGTGTGTACACCACCACGCCGAAAAAACCTAACTCGGCACTGCGTAAAGTATGCCGTGTGCGTCTGACCAACGGTTTCGAGGTTTCCTCGTACATCGGCGGTGAAGGCCACAACCTGCAAGAGCACAGCGTCGTCCTGATCCGTGGCGGCCGTGTAAAAGACTTGCCAGGTGTTCGTTACCACACCGTTCGCGGCTCTCTGGATACTTCGGGCGTCAAAGGCCGTAACCAGGGCCGTTCGAAGTACGGTACCAAGCGTCCGAAGTAA
- the rpsG gene encoding 30S ribosomal protein S7 yields MPRRRVAAKREILDDPKYGSQILAKFMNHVMESGKKAVAERIVYGALDTVKARKNSDPLEIFEKALDAIAPLVEVKSRRVGGATYQVPVEVRPSRRNALAMRWLVDYARKRGEKSMALRLAGELLDAAEGKGAAVKKREDVHRMAEANKAFSHYRF; encoded by the coding sequence ATGCCAAGACGTCGTGTAGCAGCAAAACGTGAGATCCTTGACGATCCGAAATACGGATCTCAGATCCTCGCCAAGTTCATGAACCACGTGATGGAAAGCGGCAAGAAGGCCGTAGCCGAGCGCATCGTTTACGGTGCCCTGGATACTGTCAAAGCACGCAAGAACAGCGACCCCCTGGAAATCTTCGAGAAAGCTCTCGACGCCATCGCTCCGCTGGTCGAAGTAAAGTCCCGTCGTGTCGGCGGTGCCACTTACCAGGTTCCGGTTGAAGTTCGTCCATCCCGTCGTAACGCTCTGGCAATGCGCTGGCTCGTAGACTACGCCCGCAAGCGCGGCGAGAAGTCGATGGCCCTGCGCCTGGCCGGCGAGCTGCTGGATGCTGCCGAAGGCAAGGGTGCTGCAGTCAAGAAGCGTGAAGACGTGCACCGTATGGCCGAAGCCAACAAAGCGTTCTCGCACTACCGCTTCTAA